One Molothrus ater isolate BHLD 08-10-18 breed brown headed cowbird chromosome 30, BPBGC_Mater_1.1, whole genome shotgun sequence DNA segment encodes these proteins:
- the SMAGP gene encoding small cell adhesion glycoprotein: protein MEGDQPHLSSDPTTPYLRKAPTPPGHEDADTAVIAVVITLVFLTLLTVLVVIGIYLYRNQGSYHTYEQPEPDTAPREEPPAKDKEEYFI, encoded by the exons ATGGAGGGAGATCAGCCCCACCTGAGCTCAG ACCCGACCACGCCGTACCTGAGGAAGGCTCCCACCCCCCCCGGCCATGAGGACGCCGACACCGCCGTGATCGCAG tgGTGATCACCCTGGTGTTCCTGACCCTGCTGACCGTGCTGGTGGTGATTGGGATTTACCTGTACCGGAACCAGGGCTCCTACCACACCTACGAGCAGCCCGAGCCCGACACCGCCCCGCGGGAGGAGCCTCCGGCCAAGGACAAAGAGGAATATTTTATCTAA
- the DAZAP2 gene encoding DAZ-associated protein 2, with protein sequence MVLPPPIVTPPPLGPSLISSPNVSRGPFKSAWPRPERDDVTTLPSCPASCPVPHPPPRAAPASSSSSSRAVPAGAAAAMNGKGPFPAQPLFPAPAPPGYPQALPLLQPPPYPEPAYPELYRLSFVPLGAAGVPPVSPACPGASLYLPLAPPLPLPGLGSPVAFLPLGQVYPAGSPVLLEGGLDSAARLGTGGTASIQPPPAGCPAGAAPVPVPPGAAVLLPPRKGGFPGGPGGGFGLW encoded by the exons ATGGTTTTGC cccctcccatCGTGACCCCGCCCCCTTTGGGACCCTCCCTCATTTCGTCCCCCAACGTTTCCCGCGGTCCCTTTAAGAGCGCGTGGCCCCGCCCCGAGCGCGATGACGTCACGACGCTCCCTTCCTGTCCCGCTTCCTGCCCCGTCCCTCACCCTCCCCCACGGGCCGcccccgcctcctcctcctcctcgtcccgCGCCGTGCCcgcgggagccgccgccgccatgaACGGCAAAG GGCcgttcccagcccagcccctgttcccagccccggccccccccGGGtacccccaggctctgcccctgctgcagccgCCCCCCTACCCTGAGCCTGCGTACCCCGAG CTCTACCGTCTCAGCTTCGTccccctgggtgctgctggggtcccccccgtgtccccagcgtGCCCAGGTGCGTCCCTGTACCTGCCCCTGGCCCCGCCCCTGCCCCTGCCGGGCCTGGGCTCCCCCGTGGCCTTTCTGCCCCTGGGCCAGGTGTACCCAGCAGGATCCCccgtgctgctggaggggggCTTGGACAgcgctgccaggctgggcacaggtggcactgccagcatccAG ccgccgcccgccgggTGCCCCGCGGGCGCCGCCCCGGTGCCGGTCCCGCCCGGAGCCGCCGTTCTGCTGCCCCCGCGCAAGGGGGGCTTCCCGGGGGGGCCTGGGGGGGGCTTCGGCCTCTGGTGA